A stretch of Halocalculus aciditolerans DNA encodes these proteins:
- a CDS encoding DUF7344 domain-containing protein yields the protein MSGLGTLDAEESRTGLEQSDIHDVLRNDRRRMTLEILQASGGVTLRELSERIASRESGATPAPRDVRQSVYVSLQQTHIPKLESLDVVEEDTDGEIRLAERAGDLNVYMEVVPKYGLAWSEYYGSLAVLGSLLVAAASLDVVGITRLAAELWAVCIFAVILASAVYQTYTQGSSILNRIRD from the coding sequence ATGAGTGGGTTGGGGACACTCGACGCCGAGGAGTCGAGGACGGGACTGGAGCAGTCCGACATCCACGACGTCCTGCGGAACGACCGACGGCGGATGACGCTCGAAATCCTCCAGGCGAGCGGGGGCGTGACGCTCCGCGAGCTCTCAGAGCGCATCGCGTCCCGGGAGTCGGGCGCGACGCCCGCGCCGCGCGACGTCCGGCAGTCCGTCTACGTGAGCCTCCAGCAGACGCACATCCCCAAACTGGAGTCGCTGGACGTCGTCGAGGAGGATACGGACGGCGAGATTCGGCTCGCGGAGCGCGCGGGCGACCTGAACGTCTACATGGAGGTCGTCCCGAAGTACGGGCTGGCGTGGAGCGAGTACTACGGAAGCCTCGCGGTGCTCGGGAGCCTCCTCGTCGCCGCGGCGAGTCTCGACGTCGTCGGCATCACGCGCCTCGCCGCCGAGCTGTGGGCGGTCTGCATCTTCGCGGTCATCCTCGCGTCCGCGGTCTATCAGACGTACAC